CGCGCGTTCAAGCCGGTGGAGGTCGAACCCGCACCGTTCTGGGAAACGCCGTGGTTCGCCACGATCCTGCGCAATGCCGTGGCGCTGATTGCGGTGCTGCTGGTGCTGCTGCTGGGTGTGCGCCCGCTGATCAAGGCGCTGAAGCGCGATCCGGCGGTTGCCGATGAAGCCAAGCCTTCGAAAAAACGCAAGAAAGGTGAAGCCGCCGAGGATGATGACGCCGGTGACGAAGACGCGGATGCCGAAGCGCCCGAACCGATTACCGCCGATGAAATGGCCGAAGCTTTGCAGCCCGCGCAGAATGCCGAGACTGGCAAGGTCGATCCCGAAGCGCTGGCGCGGCAGGTGAGCCTTGCCCAGCGGCTTGTCGTCGAAAAGCCCGATAATGCGCTCGTCGCGCTGAAGCAGATGCTCAACACCCCTGAAGAGGAAAAGGAGGCCGCAGCATGAGCGAAGTTGCCTTTGCAAATTTGGCCGAAGCCCCGATCATTTCCGATCCCGAACGCGCCGCTGTGATGGTGATGCTGCTGGAAGACGATCAGGCCGCGCAGATCCTTGCCCAGCTTGAACCCGCCGAACTGCGGCTGTTGGGCGAGAAGATGTGCGCGCTGGGCGAAATCGGCCCGGTTGCCATCGCGCAGGCCATCGCGGGGTTTGTCGAGAAGACAGAGCGGCTGGGCCTGATTGCGCATGATCGCGTCGGGCAGGTGCGCTCTTTGATGACGCGCGCGGTGGGGGAGGTGAAGGCCGACAGCCTGATGCAGCGCATCGTGCCTGACGATCCGTCACGAACCCCCACCATCGAACTCGCGCGGTGGCTTACCCCGCAAGTGATCGTACCGCTGATCCGCGACGAACATCCGCAGGCGATTGCCGTGCTGCTGGTGCAACTCGATCCCGAAGTAGCCGCAGCGGTGCTGCATGCCCTGCCCGACGAAAACCAGAGCCAGGTGGTGCATCGCATCGCCACGCTGGGGCCGGTTGCGGCAGAGGCGATTGCGATGCTGGAAGAAATCCTCAACCGACGCATCGGCGAATGCCACGGGCAGGCGGCGCTTGCCATGGGCGGCCCGCGCGAAGCGGCGGACATCATCAACGCATCGGCGCGCACGGTTGAAAAGCGGGTCATGCCCGAAATCGCCAAGCAGGACAAACAACTGGCCAAGGCCATCGAAAACGAGATGTTCAAGTTCGAGCACCTGTTCGTGCTGGACGACAAATCGATGGGCGCGTTGCTGCGCGAGGTCGATAACGATGCGATGATTGCCGCGCTGAAGGGCATTCCCGAAGAGCAGCGCGACGTGTTCCTGCGGGCAATGTCCTCGCGCGCTGCCGATGGTGTGCGCGACGAAATCGCCGGGCGCGGACGCATGAAGATGGCCGAAGTGATCGAGGCACAGAAGGCCATGGTCGCCGCCGCCCGACGCCTCGCTGCCGAAGGCGTGATCGTGTTCGGTGCGGGCGACGACGATTATGTCTGAACCGCTACGGGCGCTATCTTTGGCAGACCTTGGCGCTGCATCGGCCGGCTTTGCGCGCGACCGGCGGTTCTTCCGCGACCTTATGGCTGCGCCTGCGCCGCCACCTGCAGAACCGGAACCGGCGTTCGAGCAAAGCGAACCACACGATCCCGTCGCCGAGGCCTGGGCGGAGGGCTACGCACGAGGTCTTGGCGAAGCGCAGGAAGCCGCGGCGCAGATCATTGCCGAGCAGGAAGCCGCGCGCGCGAAGATCGAACTGTCGCTGGCAAGGCTTGATGCCGCGATGGAGGCAGACCTGAAGGACCGGCTGCGCGAAACGGTCGAGGCCTTGTGCGAGGCGGCGATTGCGCCTGCGGCGATTGACCCCGATGGACTTGCCCGCCGCGTGGAAGTGGCCGCTGCGATGCTGGCGCGCGCGCAGGATGAACGGGTGATCCGGCTGCACCCCGAAGACATCGCGCTGGTGGCCGCGCGCCTGCCCGAAGACTGGCACTTCATCCCCGATGCCACGCTGGAACGCGGCGCGGTGCGGGTGGAAGGCGCTCAGGGCGGGGTCGAGGACGGTCCCGACCAGTGGCGACTGGCGATTGCCGAGGCGCTGCGCCAGTGCTGAACATTCTTGAACGCGCGTTGGACGATTACGCGCTGGCACAGCCCGATTTCACCCCGCCGCGCTTTGGCCTGCTGGCTGCATGCGACGGCGGGATGCTGGAAGTGTCCGGCCTGTCCGTGCCCATCGGCACGCAATGCCGCATCGCGCACGGATCGGGATCGCTGACCGCCGAGACCATCGGTTTCCGCAACGGTCGCACATTGATGATGCTGCTCGGCGATCCGGTGCTGCTGCGCCCCGGCGCAAAAGTGCGTCCCGAAGGCCGCCCCGGCTTGCTGCCGGTGGGCGAGGCGTTCCTTGGCCGCGCCATCGATGGCGAGGGCAAGCCGATAGACGGGCTTGGCGCGATCCATCACCGCAAGGAATGGCCTGCGGGCGGGGTGCGCTCGGCAGCGCTGGACCGCTCCCCCGTGCGCGAACGCTTCGATACCGGGGTGCGCGCGCTGAATGCGCTGACCGCGTTCGGCATCGGGCAGCGCATCGGCATCATGGCGGGATCGGGCGTGGGCAAATCGGTGCTGCTCGACATGATCGCGCATGGGGCCGAGGCCGAAGTGGTGATCGTTGGCCTGATTGGTGAGCGCGCGCGCGAGGTTTCGGATTTTGTCGAACGGCACATGCACGGGGCCAAGCGTGATCGCTCCGTTATCGTGGCCGTGCCTGCCGATCATGCGCCGAACTTGCGCATCCGGGGCGCGATGCTGGCGACGAGCCTTGCCGAATACTTCCGCGCACAGGGCAAGCGGGTGCTGCTGATCATGGACAGCCTGACGCGCGTGGCCCACGCCGGGCGCGAAATAGCGCTGCTGCTAGGTGAACCCGGCGCAGCGCGCGGCTATCCGCCATCGTCATTGGCCACGATTACCAAGCTGGTGGAGCGAGCAGGCAATTCGGCGCAAAGCGGCGGTTCGGTGACGGGCCTCTACACCGTGCTGGCCGATGGCGACAATCAGGATGATCCGGTGGTCGATACCGCGCGGTCGATCCTGGACGGGCACATCGTGCTGTCGCGCGATCTGGCGCAGCGCGGGCAATATCCCGCCATCGATATTGCGGCCTCGCTCAGCCGCGTGATGAATGACATTACCGCGCCTGATCATCAAACCGCCGCGCGCACTTTCCGCGCGCTGGTGGCGAGTTACGAGGCGAACCGCGATCTGGTGCTGATGGGCGCCTATCGCAGCGGGGCCGATCCGCAACTGGACCGAGCCATCGTGATGCACGAAGCCTTGAGCGGCTTCATCAGCCAGCCGCAGCGCGAGATCGTGCCGATGGATGATTCCACCGCCGCGCTCATCCGGCTGATGGGCGGATGAAGGCCGAGCGCGCCCGGCTTGCGCGGCTGAAACGGCTTGAACGCATCCGCGACATTGCGCGGCGCACCGCGCTTGCCGAAGCGGGCAAGGCCGAGGGCACACTGGCGCAGTTGCAGGGACTGGTCGAGCGCACGACACGCCTTTCCGCCGAATATTCAGCCCGGACGGAAATGCCCGATGCCCATGCATTGCAGCAATTGCGGCACTTCGTGGCGGGGCTTGACCGGATCACCACCGGCACTCGCGCCGATGCTGCCAACGCCAAAGTGGTTGCCGATGCCAAGGCGCAGGAAGCCGCAGCAGCCGAACGCCGCCGCGCCGCGGTGGAAGAACGCGCCGCTGCGCAAGCCCGCCTGATCGCACAGAAAATCGCCGGTGCAACAACACCGCTCAGCGCTCGCAAGGCAACTGGCACGGGTCTTGAATAGACAAGGTTAACGCCCACGCGACGGAGCCTTGCCGATGTTCGATCCTGCTGCCCTTGCCCTGCCCACCGCTCCGTTTTCTACCGTTATGCCCAATGCGCTTGTTACGGAAAACCCCGGCGCCCAAGGCGCATCGGCGGAATTGGCGGCAGCGGGCGCGTTCGATGCGCTGCTGACGCTTCAAGCAGCGCAATCCCCTGTTCCATCGGCAATGACCGAACTGACGGCAACCGCCTTGCCGCAAACCGGCAAGACTTTGCCGGATGCGGCAAGGCCGGTTGCCGCCCTTGCCGGTCTGGCGAACCAGCCGGTCGATGACGGTCTTGCCGAGAGCAGTACGGCCCAGCCGGAGTTGTCCGCCGTCCCCCTGGGAGTAACCCTGCCCGATCCCGCGCTGATCGCATCCATTTTCGCCGCTCCCGAACGGCTTGCTCCACTGCCACTCGCAACCACACGGCCCGGCTCGACCGTCAGGCTGGCCGAACAGGCTGACGCTGCCCGGCCCGCCTTGCCGAACCCTGAAGCGCTGCAACGCCCCGCCATTGCTCAAGCCGCGCTCGCGTCAGCGGTATCGGTGGCTCAGGCGGCAGAGATCGAGCTTGCGCCGGCAGATGTGGCATTCGTGCGCGAAGAGCCTGCGGAGGAAAACACCGAGATCGCGGCAGCGCGTCTTTCGACTACCGCCAGCAACGCCCTGAACAGCCGCAGTGTGCGCCCGGTGGCTCCGTCCCGCGCAGGCCCCGCAGGACAGGAGGCGGTGGCTCCATCACCGGAGCCAGCACCAGCGGCCAACGCCACAGCGCGCGTCGCCGCTGCACTTGATCAGGCCGACAAGACACCGTTCGTGCCAGAGACCGCGCACGACATTGCCGCACCGCTGCCCCAGCGTGGCACGGGCGACTTGGCGCCGCAGCAGGATTCGGCGCCGGTGAGCCGCGCAGAACAAAGGCCTGAACGGATCGACTTCGCCACCCTGGTCGACACGCTCAACCGTGCGCGCGAGGAGGCATCGCCGAACGCCGTCCGCATTTCTATGACGCATAGCGATTTCGGACGCGTTTCGATGCGCTTCGAACAGGATGACGGCGGCCTTGCAGTGGCGATGAGCAGCGCTGATCCCGGATTTGCCCGCGCCGTCACCGCATCAAACGAGGCGGCATCCGCCCAGACATCTGCGGACACGCCGCGCGGTCAGTCATCGCAGGCCAGTGGCGGCAACAGCGCGCAGGGCGAAAACGGCCGCCAGCCGCACAGCCAAAGTCAGGACCAGCGTACCGCCACACCAGACCGCCCAGCACCGCAGCTTCGCGACGCCATTCGCCATTCCGATGACACCGGCACCTCCGGCGGCATCTTCGCCTGACACCCTGACATTCGAACCCTGAGGAACATCGCATGAGCGACAAGGAAGAAAAGCCCAAGAAGAAGAAGGGCGGCGGCATGATGAAGATTCTCATGCCGGTCGGCCTGCTGGGCGTGGGCGGCGGCGGCGTGTTCGGGCTGGTTGCGGCAGGTGTGATCGGCGGCGGCGGCCATGCCGAAGTCAAGGAAGACAAGAACCCGAAGCTGATCCGCAAAGGCGAGGTCGATCCGTTCGCCCCTGTTGCCAAGGAAGGTGAAGAAGGCGGCGGGGCCGATACGGACGGCGAAGGCGGCAGCGAGTTCCGCACCGTCTATTACAACTTCCCCGAAGATTTCACATCGAACCTGCGGGATTCCGAAGGGCTGCTGCAAGTCAACATCGCCGCATCCACCCGGCGCGATTACCGCGTGGTGCTGTGGATGAAGAAGCACGAACTGGCAATCCGCTCTGCCGTGCTGATCGCGATTGCCGATACGCCAGAGGAGGACGTCTATTCGCCCATCGGCAAGGACCGCCTGCAGAAGCGCCTGACCGCCGCAATCAACAAGGTGCTGACCGACAACGAAGGCTTCGGCGGAGTCGACGCGGTCTACTTCAAGTCCTTCATCGTCCAGTAACCGCGAAAGCCTGCACCCATCCCATGAAACCAGAACGCGCCTTCATCGCCGAACGTGCCCTGGCCCGGCATGATCCGGTCCTGCTGCGTCCCGGCCCCAGCGTGGGCGATCTTGTGCCTGCGCTGGCGCGGGTGAGCGAACGCATGGCCCGCACCCTGCGCGGCGCGATTTCGCCGCTGCTGGGCGGGTCTGAACCGCAGATCAACCCGATGAAGCCGATACAGACGGACTATGAGGATTTCTGTTCGGAAATCCCGCGCCTTGCCGCCAACAGCCTGTTCCATATCGGATCAGCGCCGTTCGTCGCCACGATCGAGGGCGAAAACGTGCTGCGGCTGCTCGACCGCGCATTCGGCGGTCCCGGCGATACTCCATCGTCCTTGCCCAAGGAATTTCCGCTTTCGGCCGAACTGATGATCGGCCGCGTGGAGCAGATCATCGCCACGTGCCTGGCGCTGGCGCTGGGCGGATCGACCGGCGGCACGATCCGCGCGGTGCGGCGCGAGGCCGCGCACGCCAACCTTCAGGCCATGCCCGCCGATACGCAGATCGCCGCGCTCACCTTCAACATACTCGAACAGGGGCGCATGCCATGGTCGATAGCGCTCGCCTTCCCCATCGAAACGCTGGCGCAAGTCTTTGCGCATGGCGAGACCAGTCCCCGTCCGACGCGACCCTCGCGCGGCCCCGGCAGCCCCACGCAAGCCCCGTTCGCCGACCTGCCCATCGAAGTGACCGCCGTACTGGTGGACATGCAATTGCCGCTGGCGACGATCTCGACGCTGCAAGTGGGTCAGGTGCTGTCCGTGCCGATCGCCCGCAGCGTGCCGCTGATCGTCGGCGGCAAGCCTTGCGCGCACGGCTCCATCGGCGCGCTGGATGATCGCGTTGCCATCCAGATCAGCCAGCTTTCCTGACATTCCCAAAAGAGGCCCGACCAATGACCTTTCAACCCCGTGGTTTCGATTTCCTCAAGGATGTGGATGTCCGCCTGACCGTGGAACTTGGCCGCACGAACATGAAGCTGAAGGATGTGCTCTCGCTCAGCGAAGAGTCGGTTGTGACGCTGGACCGTATGACCGACGAACTGCTCGACGTGATGGTCAACAGCAAGCTGATCGCGCGTGGCGAAGTGGTGGCGCAGGGCGACCGCTTCGGGTTGCGCATCGTCGAACTGCTCGGCACCGAACCCGACGCCATCCCCGCCCCCGCGCCGAAAAAGGCCGCCAAGGGGGATGCGGCCTGATGTTCTGGTACATCCTCAAGTTGCTGGTGCTGCTGCCGCTGATCGGCGGGCTTGCCTGGGCCAGCCTGAAGTTTGCCAAGCGCATGGAAGGCAAGTTCACCGGCGGCAATGGCGCAAAATCGGTGCGGATCGTGGAAACGCAGATGCTCAGCCCCACGTTGCGGCTGGCCGTGCTGGAATTCCATGGGCGCGAGATTCTCGTCTCGGCGGGCAAGAACGGCATCGTCCGGCTGGCTGAAGCGCCTGCCCGGCCCCCCGTTCAACCCAAAGTGGAAGCGGAGGACGCACGATGAGGCCCCTTCTTGCCACAGTGACGGCCGCGCTCGTTCTGCTGCCCCATCACGCGATGGCAGCGGTGGCTCCGGTGCAGCAACCCGCCGCGATTTCCGGCGCGCTGGACCGTGCGTTCGGGCAAATGTCGGGCGCGCAGAGCGGCGGTTCGCTGTCGCTTTCGCTGCAGTTGCTGCTGGTCATGGGTTTGCTGACGATCCTGCCCTCGCTCATCCTGATGATGACCAGCTTCACCCGCGTATTGATCGTGCTCTCGATCCTGCGGCAGGCGATGGGTCTGCAGCAATCACCGCCCAATCAGGTGCTGGTGGGGCTGTCGCTGTTCCTTTCGCTGTTCGTGATGGGACCGACGCTGGACAAGGTGAATGCCAATGCGATCCAGCCCTATTCCGCAGGCCAGATCGGCGCGGAACAGGCCTTCATCAATGGTGGCCGCGAATTCCACGGGTTCATGATCCGCCAGACGCGCGAAAGCGATCTGCAGATGTTCTCGACCATGGCAAAGGCACCGAAATTCGCCACGCCCGCCGACGTGCCCTATTCGATCCTGCTGCCCGCCTTCGTCACCAGCGAACTGAAAACGGCGTTCCAGATCGGGTTCATGCTGTTCCTGCCGTTCCTGGTGATCGACCTTGTCGTATCGTCCGTGCTGATGAGCCTTGGCATGATGATGATGAGTCCGACCATCGTGTCATTGCCGTTCAAGCTGCTGCTGTTCGTGCTGGTCGATGGCTGGGCGCTGCTGATGGGCAGCCTTGCCGCGAGTTTTGGGTAGAACAGCCCACCCCTAACCCCTCCCCCCTTCGACAAGCTCAGGATGAACGGGAGGGGAAAAGGAATATCTGATGGACGATACCGCATCCCTGCTTTCGCTGGCTGACCGCATGTTGTGGATCACCGCGCTGGTCGCCGCGCCCGTGCTGCTGGCATCGCTTGCCATCGGGCTTGTCGTCGGCGTGATCCAGGCGGCAACCTCGGTGAACGAACAGACGCTGACGTTCGTGCCGAAGCTGGCCGTGACCGCGCTGGTGCTGGTGTTGTTCGGTGGGGCGATGCTGGGCCTTGTCGGCGATTTCACCAAGGAAATCTTCGACCAGATCGCGCTGACCGGGCGCTGATCGATGCTTCAGGTCAACTTCGGCTTTGGCGCGCTTGAGGCCGATTTCTGGCGCTTCGTGTTCGTGATGACGCGGATCGGCGCGGCGATGCTGGCCGCTCCGCTATTCGGCATGGCAAGCGTCCCTTATCAGGTGCGCGTGATCGCCACCGGGGCCATCGCGCTGATGGTGTGCGGCTGGACGCCGGTTGCAGCGCCGCCTGCGCTGCTTTCGCTTGCCGGAATGCTGAGCGTTGCCAACGAAGTGCTGATCGGGCTGGCGCTGGGCTTTGTCCTGCAACTGACCTTCGCTTCGCCGACGCTGGCCGCCGAACTGATCGGCGGCGGGATGGGCATGTCGATGGCGACCGCCGCCGATCCGGTGAGCGGTGCCAGTTCGCCCGCGCTGGGCCAGTATTTTGCCGTGGTGCTGACCGTGATCTTCCTTGGCACCGGGGCGCATCTCAACTGGATTGCGCTGATCGTGGAAAGTTATAGCGCGTTCCCGCCGGGGGCTGCGTGGCTGGCGCCGGAGCGGCTTGAATTGATGACGCAGTTTGCCGGAACGATGTTCGTCACCGCGCTGCTGATCGCGCTGCCGGTCACGCTGATCCTGCTGCTGGTGCAGGTGACGACCGGGATCATCAGCCGCTCGGCCCCGGCGCTCAACCTGTTTTCGCTGGGCCTTCCGGCGGGTGTGCTGGCAGGCCTTGCCGCGCTGATCGCCGCCGCGCCGATGCTGACCGATCTGATGATCGACCTTTCCGCCAGCGCGGTGGCGCAGGCTGCCGCGCTGCTGGCGCGATAGGGGAGCCGCTTCATGGCCGAGACCGAGGGCGAGAAGTCCTTTGCCCCTACCGAGAAGCGCAAGAAGGACGCTGCGAAAAATGGCGACGTTCTGCGCTCGCGCGATCTGGCGACGGCGGTGGGTGTGCTGGTCGGCGCGGTGTGGCTGAAATTTGCCGGGCCGTGGGTATTCGATGCAATGCAGGACACATTGCGCACATCTCTGACGATGGACCGCGCGGCGATAGAAGATTTCGCCCCGCGCAAGTTGCTGATCGGCGCGATGATTGCGGCGCTGCCGCCGGTTTTCGTGCTGGGCGGACTGGTGCTGGCATCGTCCGTATTCTCGCAGATCGGCATGTCTGACGGCCGCTGGATTCCGGCCAACCTTGCGCCCAAGGCTTCGCGGATCAATCCGCTATCGGGTCTCAAGCGCATGTTCGGCGCGCAAGGCTGGATCGAACTGGGCAAGGGTCTGGCCAAACTGGCGCTGATGGGCACGATTGCCTGGATCTGGGCTTCGGGCGAACTTTCGAAGCTGATCGGGCTGGGCCATGGTGACATTCACGGGCAATTGGTGATGGCATGGGATGCGATAGTCTCGCTGGCGTTCGCGCTGGCATCGGGGCTGTTGATCATCGCGCTGATCGATTTCCCGATCCAGTTCCTGCGCCGCTTCTTCCGCCTGCGCATGACGTTGCAGGAGGTCAAGGACGAATCCAAGGAATCCGAAGGATCGCCCGAACAGAAGGCCGCGATCCGGCAGAAGCAGCGCCAGTTCGCGATGGGCGCGATGCAATCGGCCATGCTGAAGGCGCAATTCGTGATCACCAACCCCAGCCACTTCTCGGTGGCGATGGTCTATGATCCCGAAATCGCGCCCGCCCCCGTCGTGCTGGCCAAGGGGCGCGGCGAAAAGGCTTTGGCCATGCGTCAACTGGCCGCTGAAATAGGCGTACCGACGCTGGAAATCCCGCCGCTGGCACGCTCTGTCTATTTCACCACGCGCGAAAACCAGGTGATCCGCGAAGACCTCTACGCCGCCGTTGCGGTGGTGCTGGCGTTCGTGATGTCATTGAAGCGCGGCGATGCACCGGCGCTTCCGGCCATCGACGTGCCGATGCACATGCGGTTCGACGCAGAAGGACGCCCGGAGCTGGTCGCACGCCTTAACCCTGCGCTTGCGCAACCGTCCTAGAGTCCATGCCTACAACCTCGTCCACCGCATCGACTTCGGCAACCGCCCAGATCATATCGACGCTGGGCGCGGGCAGCGGCATCAACACCTCACAACTGGCCGAACAGCTTGCCGCCGCGCAATTCGCGACGCGGCTCGATCTGCTCACCGCCAAGAACGAGAAACTGACCGCGCAGATTTCCAGCGCGTCCAATCTCAAATCGCTGATGTCGACGCTTTCGAGTTCGATCGGTTCGCTGATCCGCACCGGCGATCTTGCAGTGACGCCGTCCATCGCCAATGCCAGCGTGGCGTCGGTGACCAAGGGCACGGCTACCGGCAGCGGTTCCTATTCGCTGGAAGTGACCAGCCTTGCCAATGCACAGAAACTGCTGACGCCGGCCTACCCCGCGTCCACATCCACCGTCGGATCGGGCACGCTGACTTTACGCTTCGGCACGGTTTCGGGCAGCAGCTTCACCGCCGATACGGCGCAGGCGGCAGTCGATATCACGATTGCCAGCGGCGCGACGCTTGCCGATGTGGCGAGCGCGATCAACGCCTCCAATTCCGGCGTCAGCGCCTATGTCGCCAACGGAACATCGGGCGCGCAACTGGTGCTCAAGGGCAAGGAAGGCGCGACCAGCGGCTTCGTGATCGAAGCGACCGAAACTGTCGGTAACGAGGGGCTTGCCAATCTGGCGTGGACGCCCGCCACCAACCTGACCCGTCTCAAGACCACAGCCACGGATGCTGCGTACAATATTGACGGCGTGGGCTATACCTCGACCAGCAACACCGTGAACGATGCGGTGGCGGGCGTGAACCTCAAGCTGACCGGCACCAATGTCGGCGCGCCGACGACGATCACCTTCAGCGATCCTTCGGGCAACATTTCAACTGCCGTGACCGATCTGGTCGATGCGCTGAACGAGGTCGCCGCGCAGCTCAATACGGCGACGGACAAGACCGCCGGCGATCTCAACAACGATCCCGGTGCCCGCGCCTTGCGCACCGCGCTGATCACGCTGGCCGGAACCAAGGTCATGCCCAATGCGGCCGATGGCGAACCATCGACGCTGGGCGACCTTGGCCTGAAGGTGGAGCGCAACGGCACTTTCACGATGGATGCCGACCGGCTTGCCAAGACGCTGAAGGACAGCCCCCAAGCCGCTGGCGCAATGTGGACCACGGGAGTCTTCGGCGTCTATGCAACGGTCGACAAGATCGCGCGCGCAGCCTCGTCTACCTCCGAGGGTGCCTCGCTCGGCAGTTCGATCACTCGCTACACTGCGTTGCAGAAAACCGTGACCGAGAAATCGACCAGCCTTTCGGAAAAGCAGGAAGACATGCGCCAGCGCCTCGTCTCGCGCTTTGCCGTCATGGACACGCGGGTCTCAGGCTCGCAATCCACCCTCTCCTTCCTCAAGGCGCAGATCGACGCCTGGAATTCGAGCGATAACTGATGCTGCACCATCGCAACGATCCTTCGGAAGCCTATCGCCGGGTCGATTTCGACGCGCGTGTCTGCGGCGCGGATTCACGCCAGCTGGTCGACCTGTGCCTCGAACAGGTCATCGGATCGGTCGGCCGCGCGCTTCATGCCAATGAACGGCAGGACAATTCCGCCAAGAGCGCGGCGCTCACCCGCGCGGTTGCCGCGCTCACCGCGCTGCAGATGGGCATCGACATGGCCAACCCGACCGCGCAGGCGCTGGTGCAGATGTATCAATCGGCGCGCAATGCGATCCTCGATTGCGTGACGCGGTTCAACGCTGCCAAGCTGGCCGAAATCCGTCAGGATTTTACCGAGATACGCGAAGCCATGTTGCGCAGCATAGCTGCATAAGCTTGCGATTGTCCCGCCCGCATAAGGCGATACTTTCTTCGTCACCCCGGACTTGATCTGGGGTCCATCCATTCCCAAAAGCGGCAGTCAGTTCCGCACCATGGATCCTGAAACAAGTTCAGGATGACGGTGCTGAAGTTTACGGTGCCGAGCGGGATTATCACCCGCACAGTTGTTGCGAAGCCTCCGCTCGGTCCATCCGCACAGAAAGCCCGGAAGGCCTTGATATGGCTTTCCGGGCTTTCTGTTTTCCCGCGCCGCCGGGGACGTGCGGCACGGGAAACTCCAGGGAACATTCGATGTCAGGCGCTGTTGCAGCTGGCGATCAGTGCGGCGCCCATATCATCCAGTGGCAGTTCCGTTTCCGCAGCATCGGCTTCGATGGCTGCGGTGGGCGCTTCTGCCACCATGGCGGTATTGCGATCCTGCGCGAATGTGCGGCACCCCGAATTGCGCATGAGCTTCAGGCCCTTGGCGCCGTCGCTGCCCATGCCGGTCAGGACAGCGGCGGCTGCGGGCACCGATCCTTTTGCAATTGATCCGAACAGCAGGTTGGCCGAAGGACGCATGCCTTCCACCGGATCGCGATCGATCAGGCGCAGCCTGGGCGGTGTGCCCGGTTCGATCACGGCATGCAGATCGGGATCGAAGGCGATGTGGATCGTGCCCTGCGTCAATGGTGTGCCATCCTTGGCGGCCTTGACCGCACATTTCAGATCGGCGTCCATGCGCTTGATGAAGGTTTCGACCACCGCCGGTTCGGCATTGAGCGCGATGACGGTCGGCGGGCATTTTTCGGGAAAATAGGAAAGGATCTGCGTCAGGGCATCGATACCGCCCATCGAGGCGGACAGCGCAACAATGTGCCCGTTCCATTCGAAATTGGTTTCGGCGGCCTTGTGTTCGCGCGGGGCACGGCGATCCTTGACGTTGCTGTTGGCGGCGGCCAGCACGATCTTGCCCAGCTTGCCCACGGTCTTGGTGAACTGTTCGGGCGTTGCCTTCAAAGGCTTGGGGAAACACTCAACTGCCCCCAGCTCGTACGCTTTCAGCGATGTTTCCGTACCGGCCTGGGTAAGGCTCGACAGCATCACCACCGGCAGCGGCGCGGTGCCCATGATTTCCGCGAGGAATTCGATCCCGTTCATTCCGGGCATTTCGACGTCGAGCGTGACGACATTGGGCCGCAGCGCAATGATCTGATCGCGCGCCTCGGCAGCGCTGGCGGCAGCGCCGACAACGGTTACATTTTTCGCCTGATCGAGAATGTCCGCGAACAATGCCCGCATTGCTGCAGAGTCATCGACCACCAGAACCCTTGCTTCGTGCATCTTGCCAGGAACCTCTATTTCGGGCGCGATTGCGCCTGCGATCCTCCTCCTAGTCGTGCAGGGGCAAGGAATTCATGTGCTGCACCTTACGTATCTCACCCTAGCAAGCGCGAAAGCCGACCTTCGTCATCGTGGCTTATCAGGTGGATCACAGTCACCGCGACCGGACCTGTCCGGCTCCGGTTCAATCCATCCGAGGGGCACTC
This genomic interval from Novosphingobium sp. CECT 9465 contains the following:
- a CDS encoding chemotaxis protein CheB is translated as MHEARVLVVDDSAAMRALFADILDQAKNVTVVGAAASAAEARDQIIALRPNVVTLDVEMPGMNGIEFLAEIMGTAPLPVVMLSSLTQAGTETSLKAYELGAVECFPKPLKATPEQFTKTVGKLGKIVLAAANSNVKDRRAPREHKAAETNFEWNGHIVALSASMGGIDALTQILSYFPEKCPPTVIALNAEPAVVETFIKRMDADLKCAVKAAKDGTPLTQGTIHIAFDPDLHAVIEPGTPPRLRLIDRDPVEGMRPSANLLFGSIAKGSVPAAAAVLTGMGSDGAKGLKLMRNSGCRTFAQDRNTAMVAEAPTAAIEADAAETELPLDDMGAALIASCNSA